The proteins below are encoded in one region of Geminocystis sp. M7585_C2015_104:
- a CDS encoding dihydroorotate dehydrogenase-like protein, whose amino-acid sequence MDLSTTYLGLKLKSPLVVGACAPLTEDIDNIKRMEDAGAAAVVLHSFFEEQLQRERLELHHHLTHGAESFPEAITYFPEYSIFHIGEEEYLNHIRKAKETTDIPIIASLNGYDLGGWLEYAKAIEQAGADALELNIYFVPTDMNQTGAQVEQTYIDIVKAVREEIKIPLAVKVSPFFSNMANMAKRLTEAGANALVLFNRFYQPDIDLDNLEVVPHLLLSTPQAMRLPLRWIAILYGRLQVDFAATGGIHHGHDVIKMVMVGANVAMIVSTLLRHGIEYLKHIELQMRQWMEENEYESIAQMRGSMSQLNCPDESAFERAQYLKAIQTYHPVWEKRV is encoded by the coding sequence ATGGACCTAAGTACTACATACCTGGGTTTAAAACTGAAGTCCCCATTAGTGGTAGGCGCCTGTGCCCCTCTAACAGAAGACATAGACAACATCAAACGCATGGAAGACGCCGGGGCCGCCGCGGTTGTATTACACTCGTTCTTTGAGGAACAACTACAAAGGGAAAGACTAGAATTACACCATCACCTCACCCATGGTGCAGAGAGTTTTCCCGAAGCCATAACCTACTTCCCCGAATACTCTATCTTTCACATAGGGGAGGAGGAATATCTCAATCACATCCGCAAAGCCAAGGAAACCACAGACATCCCCATCATCGCCTCCCTCAACGGCTATGACTTGGGAGGTTGGCTAGAATATGCCAAAGCCATTGAACAAGCCGGGGCAGACGCCCTGGAATTGAACATCTATTTTGTGCCCACCGACATGAATCAAACAGGGGCACAGGTGGAACAAACTTATATTGACATTGTTAAGGCCGTCAGAGAGGAGATAAAAATCCCTCTAGCTGTAAAGGTAAGTCCCTTTTTCAGCAACATGGCTAACATGGCAAAAAGACTCACCGAAGCCGGCGCCAATGCCCTGGTGTTATTCAATCGCTTCTATCAACCCGACATCGACCTGGACAATCTGGAGGTGGTGCCCCATCTGTTATTAAGCACCCCCCAAGCCATGCGTTTACCTCTCCGTTGGATTGCTATCCTCTACGGTCGCTTACAAGTCGACTTCGCCGCCACCGGGGGTATCCATCACGGCCATGACGTCATCAAAATGGTTATGGTGGGAGCTAATGTGGCCATGATTGTCAGTACCCTCCTCCGTCATGGTATTGAATATCTGAAACATATTGAACTACAAATGCGCCAATGGATGGAGGAAAACGAGTACGAGTCCATTGCCCAGATGCGCGGCAGTATGAGTCAGTTGAACTGTCCTGACGAGAGTGCCTTTGAAAGGGCCCAATACCTCAAGGCCATTCAAACCTACCATCCCGTTTGGGAGAAGAGGGTTTAG
- the nifJ gene encoding pyruvate:ferredoxin (flavodoxin) oxidoreductase: protein MMGRRYATIDGNEAVARVAYKLNEVIAIYPITPASPMGEWADTWASEGVPNLWGTVPSVIEMQSEGGAAGTVHGALQTGALTTTFTASQGLLLMIPNYYKIAGELTPTVIHIAARSLAAQALSIFGDHSDVMAARATGFALFASASVQEAQDFAAIATAASLKSRIPFLHFFDGFRTSHEIAKVELLEDDQLRQLVDYEDIIAHRQRALTPDRPVIRGTAQNPDVYFQARETVNPFYQRCPGIVQEMMDRFATITGRQYYLYEYHGHPEAERIIVLMGSGCEVVHETVDYLNRHGEKVGVLKVRLYRPFDAQRFLAAIPKTVKAIAVLDRTKEPGSAGEPLYLDVVTAHMEHHRGEMPTIVGGRYGLSSKDFTPAMVKGVFDNLALGKQAKNHFTIGIYDDLSHTSLSYDPNFSTEPDNVIRAIFYGLGSDGTVGANKNSIKIIGEETDNYAQGYFVYDSKKSGSVTVSHLRFGPNPIRSSYLISKANFVACHQWEFLEKYPVLSAALPGATFLLNSPYPPELVWDELPVEVQQTILEKQLKFYVINAYQVAREAGMGGRINTVMQVCFFALSGVLPREEAIAQIKKSIEKTYGKKGREIVEMNLKAVDSTLEHLYQVNVPGQLTSTKKMRPPVDTSAPPFVKEVLAKMMAREGDSIPVSALPCDGTYPTGTAKWEKRNIAQEIPVWEPDICVQCGKCVMVCPHGVIRSKVYEEKELVNAPPTFKSAPAREHDWKGLKYTIQVAPEDCTGCALCVEVCPAKNKSQPRLRAINMQPQLPLREQERVNWDFFCRLPWPDRTRLDLRKISHQQMQEPLFEFSGACAGCGETPYLKLITQLFGDRMIVANATGCSSIYGGNLPTTPWSHNAEGRGPAWSNSLFEDNAEFGLGFRLAIDKQTEFAVELLQSLAGQIGDNLVTAILNNPQKNEADIYQQREYVAQLKQKLQQIQPPNKETAEKVKILLSLADYLVKKSVWIVGGDGWAYDIGYGGLDHVLASGKNVNLLVLDTEVYSNTGGQASKATPLGAVAKFAAGGKPAPKKDLGLMAMTYGNVYVASVAMGAKPEHTIRAFLEAEAYEGPSLIIAYCHCIAHGIDMAKGMTHQKMAVESGRWLLYRYNPTLAAEGKNPLQIDMHSPHLPLEQSMYSETRFRMLSHSKPEEAKRLLKEAQEYIQRRWQLYQYLASRQPQ from the coding sequence ATTATGGGTAGGAGATATGCAACCATAGATGGGAATGAAGCGGTGGCTAGAGTGGCCTACAAGTTAAACGAGGTAATAGCCATCTACCCCATCACTCCCGCCTCACCCATGGGGGAATGGGCAGACACCTGGGCCTCTGAGGGAGTGCCAAACTTGTGGGGTACAGTCCCATCTGTGATAGAAATGCAAAGTGAAGGGGGCGCCGCTGGCACAGTGCACGGTGCGCTACAAACAGGAGCACTGACCACCACTTTTACCGCCTCCCAGGGACTACTGTTGATGATACCCAACTACTACAAGATTGCCGGCGAGTTGACACCCACTGTAATTCATATTGCAGCACGGTCGTTGGCAGCCCAGGCCCTGTCCATTTTTGGCGATCACAGCGATGTAATGGCAGCAAGGGCCACTGGTTTTGCCCTCTTCGCCTCGGCTAGTGTACAAGAGGCACAGGATTTTGCCGCTATAGCTACCGCCGCTTCCCTCAAATCCCGCATCCCCTTCTTACACTTCTTTGACGGCTTCCGTACCTCCCATGAAATCGCTAAGGTAGAACTGTTGGAAGACGACCAATTACGGCAGTTAGTCGACTATGAGGACATAATAGCCCATAGACAAAGGGCTCTAACACCAGATCGTCCTGTAATCAGAGGTACTGCCCAAAACCCGGATGTCTACTTCCAAGCTAGGGAGACTGTCAATCCCTTCTATCAAAGATGTCCGGGAATTGTCCAAGAGATGATGGATCGCTTTGCTACTATCACCGGTAGGCAATACTATCTCTACGAATACCACGGACACCCCGAGGCGGAAAGGATAATCGTCCTCATGGGCTCGGGCTGCGAGGTAGTACACGAAACTGTGGATTACCTAAACCGTCACGGGGAAAAGGTGGGGGTGTTGAAAGTACGGCTATATCGTCCCTTTGATGCCCAACGCTTCCTGGCAGCCATCCCCAAAACTGTAAAAGCTATAGCTGTATTAGACCGTACTAAAGAGCCAGGGTCTGCCGGTGAACCCCTCTACCTGGACGTAGTAACCGCCCACATGGAACACCACCGGGGAGAAATGCCCACCATAGTAGGTGGACGCTATGGCCTCTCCTCCAAAGATTTTACCCCTGCCATGGTCAAGGGGGTTTTTGACAATCTGGCTTTGGGGAAACAGGCGAAAAACCACTTCACCATTGGCATCTATGACGACCTAAGCCACACTAGCCTCTCTTATGATCCCAACTTCTCCACCGAGCCAGATAATGTCATTAGGGCTATATTCTATGGTTTAGGCTCAGATGGTACAGTAGGAGCCAATAAAAATTCTATCAAAATCATTGGCGAGGAGACAGACAACTACGCTCAGGGTTACTTTGTCTACGACTCCAAGAAATCCGGCTCAGTCACCGTTTCCCACCTCCGTTTTGGCCCAAATCCCATCCGCTCCAGCTATCTTATCAGTAAGGCCAACTTTGTCGCCTGTCACCAGTGGGAGTTTTTAGAAAAATACCCTGTACTATCTGCCGCTCTGCCAGGTGCTACATTCCTTCTCAACAGCCCCTATCCCCCAGAATTGGTATGGGATGAACTGCCGGTGGAGGTACAACAGACCATCCTGGAAAAACAACTAAAATTTTACGTCATTAACGCCTATCAGGTAGCTAGGGAAGCCGGCATGGGTGGGCGCATTAACACCGTAATGCAAGTGTGCTTTTTTGCCCTGTCAGGAGTCCTGCCCAGGGAGGAAGCCATAGCTCAGATCAAGAAGTCCATCGAGAAAACCTACGGCAAGAAAGGTAGGGAAATCGTAGAGATGAACTTGAAGGCCGTAGATTCCACCCTGGAACACCTATACCAAGTCAATGTACCTGGTCAGCTCACCAGCACTAAGAAAATGCGGCCCCCAGTGGACACCTCTGCCCCTCCCTTTGTCAAGGAGGTGTTGGCCAAGATGATGGCCAGGGAGGGAGACAGTATTCCTGTTTCTGCCCTTCCCTGTGATGGCACCTATCCCACTGGCACTGCTAAATGGGAAAAACGGAATATTGCCCAGGAAATCCCCGTTTGGGAGCCCGACATATGTGTTCAGTGTGGCAAGTGTGTTATGGTATGTCCCCACGGGGTAATACGCTCGAAGGTATACGAGGAAAAAGAATTAGTAAATGCCCCACCCACCTTTAAGTCTGCCCCGGCAAGGGAGCATGACTGGAAGGGGTTAAAGTACACCATCCAGGTGGCCCCGGAAGACTGCACCGGCTGTGCCCTCTGTGTGGAGGTATGTCCAGCCAAGAATAAGTCCCAACCCCGTCTAAGGGCTATTAACATGCAACCCCAACTGCCCTTGAGGGAACAAGAAAGGGTTAACTGGGACTTCTTCTGCCGCCTGCCCTGGCCCGACCGTACGCGCCTAGACCTACGGAAAATCAGCCACCAACAAATGCAGGAGCCCCTTTTTGAGTTCAGTGGCGCCTGTGCCGGTTGTGGCGAAACCCCCTATCTGAAACTTATTACTCAGCTATTCGGCGATCGCATGATTGTTGCCAATGCCACTGGTTGTTCCTCCATTTACGGTGGTAACCTCCCCACTACCCCTTGGAGTCACAACGCTGAAGGCAGAGGCCCAGCTTGGAGTAACTCCCTGTTTGAGGACAATGCCGAATTCGGACTAGGATTCCGGCTGGCCATTGACAAACAGACGGAGTTTGCCGTGGAATTGCTGCAGTCCTTGGCAGGACAAATAGGCGACAACCTGGTCACTGCCATCCTCAACAACCCCCAAAAAAACGAGGCGGACATCTATCAACAACGAGAATATGTGGCCCAGTTGAAACAAAAACTGCAACAGATACAGCCTCCTAACAAGGAAACCGCGGAGAAGGTCAAGATACTCCTCTCCCTGGCAGACTACCTGGTCAAAAAGAGTGTATGGATTGTGGGAGGCGATGGTTGGGCCTATGACATCGGTTACGGTGGGTTGGATCATGTGTTAGCCAGTGGCAAGAATGTCAATCTGCTGGTGTTGGACACAGAAGTGTATTCCAACACGGGTGGACAAGCCTCCAAAGCCACACCCCTTGGCGCAGTAGCCAAATTCGCCGCCGGTGGTAAACCCGCCCCCAAAAAAGATCTAGGCTTGATGGCTATGACCTATGGTAATGTCTACGTGGCCAGTGTAGCTATGGGGGCAAAACCAGAACACACTATCAGGGCTTTTCTAGAGGCAGAGGCTTATGAAGGGCCTTCTCTTATCATCGCCTATTGCCACTGTATCGCCCATGGTATTGACATGGCCAAGGGGATGACTCATCAGAAAATGGCAGTAGAGTCGGGCAGATGGTTGCTTTATCGTTATAACCCCACCCTCGCCGCAGAAGGCAAAAATCCCCTCCAAATCGATATGCATAGTCCTCATTTGCCCCTCGAACAGTCCATGTATAGCGAAACCCGCTTCCGCATGCTTAGCCATAGTAAACCAGAAGAAGCCAAACGACTCCTCAAGGAAGCCCAAGAGTATATTCAACGTCGTTGGCAACTCTACCAGTATCTCGCCTCTCGTCAACCCCAGTAA